In Xenorhabdus nematophila ATCC 19061, one DNA window encodes the following:
- a CDS encoding OsmC family protein, whose product MSKELFTATVESVGTLKMKCSSRDFSFHLDEPERLGGKNEAMTPVEALLSAFGACQSMVAKSFAKAHKINLIDIKIKLEGELDLDGLKGINKNAKIGFSKITSKFYIKADNTEQEIQDFVDFVERNCPILDTIVNTPDIVTEIYIEK is encoded by the coding sequence ATGTCTAAAGAATTATTTACTGCAACTGTAGAATCCGTGGGGACTCTGAAAATGAAATGTTCCTCACGGGACTTTTCCTTCCATCTGGACGAGCCAGAACGCCTGGGAGGGAAAAATGAAGCAATGACCCCGGTAGAAGCATTACTTTCCGCTTTCGGCGCCTGTCAGAGTATGGTAGCGAAAAGTTTTGCCAAGGCACATAAAATAAATCTTATCGATATCAAAATAAAACTAGAAGGTGAGCTGGATCTCGACGGACTAAAGGGTATAAATAAAAATGCCAAAATAGGCTTTTCCAAAATCACATCCAAATTTTATATAAAAGCCGACAACACTGAACAAGAAATACAAGATTTTGTTGATTTCGTCGAACGCAACTGCCCTATCCTCGATACAATCGTCAATACGCCAGACATTGTCACTGAAATCTATATTGAGAAATAA
- a CDS encoding DUF1090 family protein has translation MILKTVILSTLTVFSMSVAYANQDKTGCKIKRKTLEKQLEYAQADKDERLIAGLTRTLENIKNTCDLEKRLKEQNNKSGSAKNGLADSTPPLKQQRSKIPSRKQAKNRATNPDKANSGKKVQAR, from the coding sequence ATGATATTGAAAACAGTGATCTTATCTACATTGACCGTTTTCAGTATGAGTGTTGCCTATGCAAACCAAGATAAAACGGGGTGTAAGATAAAGAGAAAAACGTTGGAGAAACAGCTCGAATATGCTCAGGCAGATAAAGATGAACGCCTGATAGCAGGATTAACCCGAACTCTGGAAAACATTAAGAATACCTGTGATCTAGAAAAGCGCCTGAAAGAGCAAAACAATAAATCAGGCAGCGCGAAGAATGGCTTAGCTGACAGCACGCCGCCATTGAAACAACAGCGGAGTAAAATCCCATCACGCAAACAGGCGAAAAACCGCGCCACAAATCCAGACAAAGCAAACAGCGGCAAAAAAGTACAGGCCAGGTAG
- a CDS encoding IS1 family transposase — translation MAKADVYCGYCHQSEQVKGHGKGKGGHPRYRCYTVRSFSWKYPVSNVVDKDGEIHSSSFKLPPTKRQLEIH, via the coding sequence ATGGCTAAAGCTGACGTCTATTGCGGTTATTGCCACCAATCAGAACAGGTCAAAGGACATGGGAAAGGGAAGGGCGGACATCCTCGTTATCGCTGCTACACTGTAAGGTCTTTCAGCTGGAAATATCCCGTTTCAAACGTTGTTGATAAAGATGGAGAGATTCATTCATCGTCTTTCAAGCTGCCGCCAACAAAGCGGCAACTTGAAATCCACTGA
- a CDS encoding insulinase family protein has translation MQGNKIGYLIGGAILATTCLAQAETLQPDPAWQQGKLENGFSWQILQTPQRPNDRIQLRLLVKTGSLAEKNLQRGYTYLIPKVVLSSSKDLSSQKLENLWRNAMDTKNPFPPAIVSYDFTLYSLSLPNHRSNLLQDALIWLSDIAGGAVFTPETLAQALKEGDHPITTFPADIQDPVWRMRLQGSTLIDHDPGMPVSVPVDVKKVESFYHQWYTPDAMTLYVAGHVDNRLMSERINQTFSSLTGKRQTPVPVPTLLPLKAATIGVVNELAKQDRLSLTWNLNWLPINDSQTLIQYWLNDLTREALYRYLQSGLKEKQDGMQLGLDCRVLYQRANCSLNLDAPTDKLMESTLYLASQLSSLRENGLPQEQFDELYKQKRAQLQQLFAMYARTDTDILINQRLLSQQNNVIDIAPEQFRRLRQVFLSSLTPQLLNQKLKEMLSQEISFILVQPKGEAKVDVSQIKNSFNQIMRPGPVPEKPKKPETHN, from the coding sequence ATGCAGGGCAACAAAATCGGATATCTTATTGGTGGCGCGATTCTGGCGACGACTTGTTTGGCACAGGCAGAAACTTTGCAACCCGATCCAGCCTGGCAACAAGGCAAACTGGAAAACGGATTCAGTTGGCAAATATTGCAAACACCACAGCGGCCCAATGACAGAATACAGCTGCGTTTACTGGTAAAAACAGGGTCACTGGCTGAGAAAAACCTACAACGAGGCTATACATATCTTATCCCTAAAGTCGTCTTATCCAGCAGTAAAGATTTATCATCACAAAAACTAGAAAATCTGTGGCGCAACGCGATGGATACTAAAAACCCTTTCCCACCCGCCATTGTTTCATACGACTTTACACTTTATAGCCTGAGTTTGCCGAATCACCGTTCTAACCTGCTGCAAGATGCGCTGATATGGTTGTCAGATATTGCCGGCGGTGCGGTATTTACACCGGAAACCTTGGCACAAGCCTTAAAAGAAGGCGATCATCCGATCACCACATTCCCGGCTGATATTCAGGATCCGGTATGGCGTATGCGTCTGCAAGGTTCGACTTTAATCGACCATGATCCGGGGATGCCCGTCTCCGTGCCTGTGGATGTGAAGAAAGTTGAAAGCTTTTATCACCAATGGTACACGCCGGATGCAATGACATTATATGTCGCGGGTCATGTTGACAACCGATTGATGTCAGAGCGGATTAACCAGACATTCTCATCCCTGACGGGAAAAAGGCAGACACCGGTTCCGGTTCCGACATTGTTACCGTTGAAAGCGGCCACGATTGGTGTCGTGAACGAGTTGGCGAAGCAAGATCGCTTGTCTCTAACGTGGAATTTAAATTGGCTGCCAATTAACGATTCGCAGACATTGATTCAGTACTGGCTGAATGACCTGACGCGTGAGGCACTTTACCGTTACCTGCAATCAGGGCTGAAAGAAAAACAGGATGGGATGCAGCTGGGTCTGGATTGTCGGGTGTTATACCAGCGGGCAAACTGCTCACTGAATCTGGACGCTCCTACGGACAAACTGATGGAATCCACGCTTTATCTGGCTTCCCAGTTATCCTCATTACGTGAAAATGGGCTGCCGCAGGAACAATTTGACGAACTCTACAAGCAGAAGCGAGCTCAGCTCCAGCAACTCTTCGCCATGTATGCCCGTACAGATACCGATATTTTGATTAACCAGCGTCTGCTGTCACAACAAAATAACGTGATAGACATTGCTCCTGAACAATTTCGGCGATTGAGGCAGGTGTTTTTGTCCTCCCTGACTCCCCAACTTTTGAATCAGAAACTGAAGGAAATGTTGTCTCAGGAGATCTCATTTATTTTAGTGCAGCCAAAAGGTGAAGCAAAGGTTGATGTCAGTCAGATCAAAAATAGCTTTAACCAGATAATGAGACCGGGGCCTGTGCCGGAGAAACCGAAAAAGCCTGAAACGCATAATTGA
- the tnpA gene encoding IS200/IS605 family transposase, with product MKNENAIRRGRHCVFLMHVHLVFVTKYRRKIFDQDAIEKLRGYFSSVCADFDVELVEMDGEQDHVHLLINYPPKLSVSNLVNSLKGVSSRLLRRDRPDIAICSYYKGVLWSPSYFAASCGGAPLSIIKQYIEQQKTPD from the coding sequence ATGAAAAATGAAAACGCTATTCGCCGTGGAAGACATTGTGTTTTCCTGATGCACGTCCACTTGGTATTCGTTACAAAATACAGGCGAAAAATATTTGATCAGGATGCCATTGAAAAGCTGAGAGGTTATTTTTCCAGCGTATGTGCTGATTTTGATGTTGAATTAGTTGAGATGGATGGGGAACAAGATCATGTGCATCTACTGATTAACTACCCGCCAAAATTATCTGTATCAAATCTTGTGAACAGCCTCAAAGGGGTGTCGAGTCGACTACTCCGCCGTGATCGCCCCGATATTGCAATTTGTTCTTATTACAAAGGTGTTTTGTGGAGCCCGAGCTATTTTGCAGCCAGTTGTGGTGGTGCACCTCTTTCAATCATCAAACAATATATCGAACAACAGAAGACGCCTGATTGA
- a CDS encoding HAMP domain-containing protein, producing MKLRVKRSLTIKQMAAVTGVTLVTIAIFITIQLSHLLQQRKDDYISQLNNAAVQIQTPLTEALLSSDLNEVKALLIGLKTSGILGRADIVLPGNVRVMSLDFATYRPIPELAKQVFGIPVEVNVPLYVYGVSPKTIESQGHLILQVDSNRVYRFALNTLALMLTTYLLLALILTVSISWCINRIIIHPLRNIARELNEEQPPEPMPYPKYHQDDELGLLVKGYNRQVNKQKTLSK from the coding sequence ATGAAATTGCGTGTCAAACGTTCGTTAACTATTAAACAAATGGCCGCAGTGACAGGAGTCACTTTGGTAACTATTGCCATTTTCATCACTATCCAGTTATCCCATTTACTGCAACAACGTAAAGATGACTATATCAGCCAACTGAATAATGCCGCAGTACAGATCCAGACGCCTTTGACGGAAGCATTGCTAAGTTCAGATCTCAATGAAGTGAAGGCACTGTTGATCGGGCTGAAAACTTCGGGCATTTTGGGGCGGGCTGATATCGTATTGCCTGGTAATGTCCGGGTGATGAGCCTGGATTTTGCGACCTATCGTCCTATACCTGAGCTGGCGAAGCAGGTTTTTGGTATTCCCGTTGAGGTCAATGTTCCTCTCTATGTTTATGGTGTTTCGCCAAAAACAATAGAGTCTCAGGGGCATCTTATCTTGCAGGTCGATTCTAACCGCGTGTACCGTTTTGCCTTGAATACACTTGCATTAATGTTGACCACCTATTTACTCCTCGCACTTATTCTTACAGTATCGATAAGTTGGTGCATAAATCGCATCATCATACATCCACTGCGCAATATCGCGCGCGAACTGAACGAAGAACAGCCGCCAGAACCAATGCCTTACCCTAAATATCATCAAGATGATGAATTGGGACTACTCGTGAAAGGCTATAATCGTCAGGTCAATAAGCAGAAAACGCTATCAAAATGA
- the dppF gene encoding dipeptide ABC transporter ATP-binding subunit DppF, whose product MSTQQNREQAKATVPLLKATELKKYYPVKTGIFSPERMVKALDGVSFELEKGKTLAVVGESGCGKSTLGRLLTMIEKPTDGELYYLGQDLLVPNKEAEKLRRQKIQIVFQNPYASLNPRKKVGQILEEPLQINTSLTAAERKDKVLQMMDKVGLKSEHYARYPHMFSGGQRQRIAIARGLMLNPDVVIADEPVSALDVSVRAQVLNLMMDLQQDLGLSYVFISHDLSVVEHIADEVMVMYLGRCVEKGSKEMIFSHPRHPYTQALLSATPRLNPELRRERIKLTGELPSPMNPPPGCAFAARCRRAFSPCTQFPPQLKQYGEQLIACFAVEQDENPPT is encoded by the coding sequence ATGAGTACTCAACAGAATCGCGAACAGGCAAAGGCCACGGTGCCTTTACTGAAAGCGACAGAGTTAAAGAAATACTATCCAGTGAAAACAGGGATATTTTCACCTGAGCGTATGGTTAAGGCATTGGATGGGGTTTCATTTGAACTGGAAAAAGGTAAAACGCTGGCAGTTGTGGGGGAATCCGGCTGTGGAAAATCCACGTTGGGTCGTCTGCTGACGATGATTGAAAAGCCGACCGATGGAGAACTGTACTATTTGGGGCAAGATCTATTAGTACCCAATAAAGAAGCGGAAAAACTGCGTCGCCAGAAAATCCAGATTGTATTTCAAAACCCGTATGCTTCCCTGAATCCGCGTAAAAAAGTCGGGCAGATTCTGGAAGAGCCGTTGCAGATTAACACTTCACTCACAGCGGCTGAACGCAAGGACAAAGTCTTGCAGATGATGGACAAAGTGGGATTAAAGTCAGAGCACTACGCCCGTTATCCGCACATGTTTTCGGGTGGGCAGCGACAACGGATTGCGATTGCCCGGGGGTTGATGTTAAACCCCGATGTGGTGATTGCGGATGAACCCGTTTCTGCATTGGATGTTTCAGTGCGGGCGCAGGTTTTGAATCTGATGATGGATTTGCAGCAGGATTTGGGATTGTCTTACGTTTTTATATCCCACGATCTTTCGGTTGTTGAACATATTGCTGATGAAGTCATGGTGATGTATTTGGGGCGCTGTGTTGAAAAAGGCAGTAAGGAAATGATTTTCAGTCATCCACGCCATCCTTATACACAGGCGTTGCTGTCTGCGACTCCTCGCCTGAACCCGGAGTTGCGGCGCGAACGGATTAAACTGACGGGAGAATTACCCAGCCCGATGAATCCGCCTCCCGGATGTGCTTTTGCAGCCCGGTGTCGTCGTGCATTCAGCCCGTGTACTCAGTTTCCGCCTCAGTTAAAGCAATATGGCGAACAGCTGATCGCGTGTTTCGCGGTCGAACAGGATGAGAATCCACCCACATAA
- the dppD gene encoding dipeptide ABC transporter ATP-binding protein, with amino-acid sequence MALLNINQLSVHFGDEEAPFRAVDRISYRVEQGEVVGIVGESGSGKSVSSLAIMGLIDYPGRVMAEKLEFNGRDLTKISEKERRQLVGAEIAMIFQDPMTSLNPCYTVGYQIMEALKVHQGGNRKTRHQRAIDLLTLVGIPDPASRLDVYPHQLSGGMSQRVMIAMAIACRPKLLIADEPTTALDVTIQAQIIELLLELQQQENMALLLITHDLALVAEAAHHIIVMYAGQVVEIGKATEIFRAPRHPYTQALLRALPEFAVEKSRLASLPGVVPGKYDRPTGCLLNPRCPYANERCRQEEPSLRAVGSRQVKCHMPLDDEGRPTV; translated from the coding sequence ATGGCATTGTTGAATATAAACCAATTATCGGTGCATTTCGGAGATGAAGAGGCACCATTTCGCGCCGTTGACCGTATCAGTTACCGTGTTGAGCAGGGAGAGGTCGTCGGGATCGTGGGAGAATCAGGCTCAGGCAAGTCGGTTAGCTCGTTGGCGATTATGGGGCTGATTGACTATCCGGGCAGGGTGATGGCTGAGAAATTGGAATTTAATGGCCGTGACCTGACTAAGATTTCGGAAAAAGAGCGCCGCCAGTTGGTTGGCGCCGAAATCGCAATGATTTTCCAAGATCCCATGACCAGCCTCAATCCGTGTTATACCGTTGGTTACCAGATCATGGAAGCGCTGAAAGTCCATCAGGGGGGGAATCGGAAAACCCGGCATCAACGGGCAATCGACTTACTGACTCTAGTGGGCATTCCTGATCCTGCTTCTCGTCTGGATGTTTATCCTCACCAGTTGTCGGGCGGGATGAGCCAGCGTGTGATGATTGCTATGGCGATCGCTTGTCGGCCGAAGCTTCTGATTGCTGATGAACCGACGACAGCGCTGGACGTGACTATTCAGGCACAAATCATCGAATTGCTGCTGGAATTGCAACAGCAGGAAAATATGGCATTACTCTTAATCACGCATGACCTGGCGCTGGTGGCGGAAGCTGCGCACCATATCATCGTGATGTATGCCGGTCAGGTGGTAGAGATCGGCAAAGCAACGGAAATCTTCCGGGCACCACGCCATCCTTATACTCAGGCATTACTGCGGGCCTTGCCAGAATTTGCCGTGGAAAAATCCCGTCTGGCATCATTGCCCGGTGTTGTTCCCGGGAAATATGACCGTCCTACAGGATGCTTGCTTAATCCCCGCTGTCCTTATGCCAATGAGCGCTGCCGTCAGGAAGAGCCATCACTGAGAGCAGTGGGTAGTCGTCAGGTTAAATGTCACATGCCGCTGGATGATGAGGGGAGGCCGACAGTATGA
- the dppC gene encoding dipeptide ABC transporter permease DppC, with product MTEQHTPEQAVSSVPKLMTPMEEFWHYFKRNKGAVIGLAYIVLMLVVALFAGLLAPHGPAEQFRDSLLTPPVWQEGGNWQFILGTDDVGRDILSRLMYGARLSLLVGCLVVVMSLVMGIFLGVLSGYFGGAIDAAIMRLVDIMLALPSLLLALVLVAIFGPSIVNASLALTFVALPHYIRLTRAAVLVEVNRDYVTASQVAGAGAMRQMFINILPNCLAPLIVQASLGFSNAILDMAALGFLGMGAQPPTPEWGTMLADVLQFAQSAWWVVTFPGLAILLTVLAFNLMGDGLRDALDPKLKQ from the coding sequence ATGACTGAGCAGCATACACCTGAGCAAGCCGTATCAAGCGTGCCGAAACTGATGACGCCAATGGAGGAATTCTGGCATTACTTTAAACGTAACAAAGGAGCCGTGATTGGCCTTGCCTATATTGTTTTGATGCTGGTGGTTGCCCTGTTTGCCGGATTATTGGCACCTCATGGCCCGGCGGAACAGTTTCGTGATTCCCTGTTAACCCCTCCGGTCTGGCAGGAAGGGGGAAACTGGCAATTTATTCTCGGCACTGACGATGTTGGGCGCGATATCCTTTCCCGCTTGATGTACGGTGCACGTCTTTCCTTACTGGTTGGCTGTCTGGTTGTAGTCATGTCTCTGGTGATGGGCATTTTTCTGGGCGTATTATCCGGCTATTTTGGCGGTGCTATTGATGCTGCCATCATGCGGCTGGTGGATATCATGCTGGCCTTGCCCAGTCTGTTGCTGGCACTGGTACTGGTGGCGATCTTCGGCCCGTCTATTGTCAATGCGTCACTGGCGCTGACATTTGTTGCACTGCCTCACTATATCCGCCTGACACGGGCTGCGGTACTGGTTGAAGTGAACCGTGACTATGTGACCGCTTCTCAGGTCGCCGGTGCGGGCGCAATGCGCCAGATGTTCATCAATATCCTGCCAAACTGTCTTGCACCCTTGATTGTGCAAGCCTCATTAGGGTTTTCAAACGCAATCCTTGATATGGCCGCCCTGGGCTTTCTGGGCATGGGGGCACAGCCACCGACACCCGAATGGGGAACCATGCTGGCAGATGTTTTGCAATTTGCCCAGAGCGCATGGTGGGTCGTGACCTTCCCCGGGCTGGCTATTCTGTTGACGGTATTGGCGTTTAACCTGATGGGGGACGGGTTGCGTGACGCACTCGATCCTAAGCTCAAGCAGTAG
- the dppB gene encoding dipeptide ABC transporter permease DppB, translating into MLQFILRRLGLVIPTFIGITLLTFAFVHMIPGDPVLIMAGERGISAERHAELMAALGLDKPLWEQYLHYINGIFHGDLGISLKSRIPVWDEFVPRFKATLELGICAMLFAISVGIPVGVLAAVKRGSVFDHTAIGLSLTGYSMPIFWWGIMLIMLVSVHWNLTPVSGRISDSVFLDDSYPLTGFMLIDTLFWGEEGDFVDAVMHMILPAVVLGTIPLAVIVRMTRSAMLEVLGEDYIRTARAKGLSRLRVIIVHALRNALLPVVTVIGLQVGIMLAGAILTETIFSWPGLGRWLIDALQRRDYPVVQSGVLLVATMIILVNFVVDLLYGVVNPRIRHKK; encoded by the coding sequence ATGCTGCAATTTATCCTCCGGCGTTTGGGATTGGTGATCCCGACGTTTATTGGTATTACCCTGCTGACTTTCGCCTTTGTGCATATGATCCCCGGTGACCCGGTACTGATTATGGCGGGAGAACGTGGAATTTCGGCTGAGCGTCATGCTGAGCTGATGGCTGCACTGGGATTAGATAAACCCCTCTGGGAACAATATCTTCATTATATTAATGGCATATTTCATGGTGACTTGGGCATTTCTCTGAAAAGCCGTATTCCGGTGTGGGATGAGTTTGTTCCACGTTTCAAAGCAACACTGGAATTGGGTATCTGTGCCATGTTATTCGCCATCTCTGTCGGTATTCCGGTTGGCGTATTAGCCGCAGTTAAGCGTGGTTCTGTTTTTGATCACACAGCAATAGGCCTGTCATTGACTGGTTATTCCATGCCGATTTTTTGGTGGGGGATTATGCTGATCATGCTGGTTTCCGTTCACTGGAACCTGACCCCCGTTTCTGGTCGCATAAGCGATAGTGTGTTCCTTGATGATAGCTATCCCCTGACCGGTTTTATGCTGATTGATACCCTGTTTTGGGGGGAAGAGGGCGACTTCGTTGATGCTGTAATGCATATGATCCTGCCTGCGGTTGTATTGGGAACGATCCCATTGGCGGTGATTGTGCGCATGACCCGTTCAGCCATGCTGGAAGTGTTGGGGGAAGATTACATCCGTACTGCCCGGGCTAAGGGGTTGAGCCGTCTGCGTGTCATTATTGTTCATGCTTTACGTAATGCGTTACTGCCCGTCGTTACGGTGATTGGTCTGCAAGTGGGGATTATGCTGGCGGGTGCCATTCTGACCGAAACCATTTTTTCATGGCCGGGTCTTGGGCGTTGGCTGATTGATGCGCTCCAGCGCCGTGATTACCCGGTAGTACAGAGTGGAGTCTTGCTGGTGGCGACCATGATCATTCTGGTCAATTTTGTGGTTGATCTGCTGTATGGGGTTGTCAATCCACGTATTCGGCACAAGAAATAA
- the dppA gene encoding dipeptide ABC transporter periplasmic-binding protein DppA, with amino-acid sequence MIISKKKQSSLLKLSVGLVALAVTASIQAKTLVYCSEGSPEGFNPQLFTTGTTYDASSVPIYNRLVDFKVGTTEVIPSLSDRWEVSDDGKAYTFHLRKGVKWQSNKEFKPTRDFNADDIIFTFMRQKDKNHPYHKVSGGSYEYFIGMDMGNIISKIEKVNDYTVRFVLSRPEAPFLANLAMDFASILSQEYADAMMKAGTPEKVDLNPIGTGPFQLVQYQKDSRILYKAFKDYWERPAKIDRLVFSITPDASVRYAKLQKNECQVMPYPNPADIAGMKQNKDIVLKEQAGLNAGYLFYNVTKKPIDNVKVRQALTMAVNKDAIIEAVYQGAGQKAKNLIPPTIWGYNNDIKDYAYDPAKAKALLTEAGFPNGFETDLWAMPIQRPYNPNARRMGEMIQADWAKIGVKAKIVTYEWGEYMKRAKDGEPKTVMLGWTGDNGDPDNFFTTQFSCTAKERGSNYAKWCYKPFEDLIIAARETSDINKRTELYKQAQVVMHEQVPAMIIAHSTVYEPIRKEVKGYVVDPLGKHHFYNVDLE; translated from the coding sequence ATGATAATCTCCAAGAAAAAACAGTCCAGTTTGTTGAAACTGAGTGTCGGTCTTGTTGCGTTAGCTGTAACAGCCAGTATTCAGGCCAAAACGTTAGTTTACTGTTCCGAAGGTTCTCCTGAAGGCTTCAACCCGCAGTTATTCACCACTGGCACAACGTATGATGCCAGCTCAGTACCTATCTATAACCGCTTAGTGGATTTTAAAGTCGGGACAACAGAGGTTATTCCAAGCTTGTCTGATCGTTGGGAAGTGAGTGATGATGGGAAAGCGTATACGTTCCATTTGCGTAAAGGCGTAAAGTGGCAAAGTAATAAGGAATTCAAACCCACGCGTGATTTCAATGCTGATGACATTATCTTTACCTTTATGCGTCAAAAGGATAAAAATCACCCGTACCATAAAGTATCCGGCGGCAGCTATGAATATTTTATCGGCATGGATATGGGGAATATCATTAGCAAAATAGAAAAAGTGAATGATTATACTGTCCGCTTTGTGCTGTCCCGCCCTGAAGCCCCTTTTCTGGCTAATCTGGCAATGGATTTCGCCTCAATTCTTTCCCAAGAGTATGCTGATGCCATGATGAAGGCAGGTACACCGGAGAAAGTTGACCTGAACCCGATTGGCACAGGACCATTCCAGTTAGTGCAGTACCAGAAAGATTCCCGTATTCTCTATAAGGCGTTCAAAGATTATTGGGAAAGGCCGGCGAAAATTGATCGTCTGGTTTTCTCCATTACTCCTGATGCTTCTGTTCGTTATGCAAAATTGCAGAAAAATGAATGTCAGGTCATGCCATATCCAAATCCGGCCGATATTGCGGGCATGAAACAGAACAAAGATATTGTCCTGAAAGAGCAGGCAGGATTGAACGCCGGTTATCTCTTTTATAATGTCACCAAAAAGCCAATAGATAACGTCAAAGTGCGTCAGGCGTTGACAATGGCTGTGAACAAAGATGCCATCATTGAGGCTGTGTATCAGGGAGCCGGTCAGAAGGCGAAAAATCTGATACCACCGACTATATGGGGTTATAACAATGACATCAAAGATTATGCCTATGACCCTGCCAAGGCCAAAGCGTTATTGACAGAAGCCGGCTTCCCGAATGGTTTTGAAACCGATTTATGGGCAATGCCGATACAGCGTCCTTATAACCCGAATGCGCGCCGTATGGGGGAAATGATTCAGGCTGATTGGGCAAAAATTGGTGTGAAAGCCAAGATTGTCACTTATGAGTGGGGCGAATACATGAAACGCGCCAAAGATGGCGAGCCGAAAACTGTCATGCTGGGGTGGACAGGGGATAATGGCGATCCTGATAATTTCTTTACCACTCAGTTTAGTTGTACAGCCAAAGAACGGGGTTCTAACTATGCGAAATGGTGCTACAAGCCATTTGAAGACCTGATCATCGCTGCTCGTGAAACCTCTGATATCAATAAGCGCACAGAGCTTTATAAGCAGGCTCAGGTGGTGATGCATGAGCAAGTCCCTGCCATGATTATTGCCCACTCCACGGTTTACGAACCTATTCGTAAAGAAGTGAAAGGCTATGTGGTCGATCCGCTCGGCAAGCACCATTTTTACAATGTTGATCTCGAATAA
- a CDS encoding type II toxin-antitoxin system Phd/YefM family antitoxin has product MQEAKTHLSQLADKAVDDEVVIIAKSGKPSVQRVAVNQSDRTPGGFENDVNIDERFYAADRDIQKMFEGSL; this is encoded by the coding sequence ATGCAGGAAGCGAAAACACACTTAAGCCAACTTGCCGATAAAGCTGTTGATGATGAAGTTGTTATTATCGCCAAATCGGGAAAACCTTCTGTTCAACGAGTTGCTGTTAATCAATCAGATAGGACTCCGGGCGGGTTCGAAAATGACGTCAATATAGATGAAAGATTTTATGCAGCCGACCGTGATATACAGAAAATGTTTGAAGGATCTTTATGA